A genomic segment from Spinacia oleracea cultivar Varoflay chromosome 3, BTI_SOV_V1, whole genome shotgun sequence encodes:
- the LOC110785406 gene encoding uncharacterized protein: protein MTVVARKDSRGSMRMPSKSLRCMSYEDTLREMEAFLDGKLDNPQNPHEVYVDITETTSSTAIRLPDSEDPDATENSSSFADTTSISENVSGTSDAEVESEFRVDSGLASTFDSYSSVFPMRKKKLAPQWRSFIRPLMWRCKWTELRIKELELQALKYSRELDANELTKTLELHQYTSDFCSRSFPFFNQSDKKKPMKRRKRKLVENVTDISSYMSHHQLFSYLENKKSDPDGTSVADDDVNLDLNPKNEDFGMDDDWLKGGEDSIEQILRQIDTVQFQVQRLRTHLDTVMVKNGVKFPSSENLSLLDAQTSASQSPAFSAGNGDNMSFAGIDIPHDLGDFEIGDLDLPDSLVSDYGNGIPDIIESTVGLLSGADVTIHQPPILESGENILDDRQVRNRGIRDGHMSSGITDQSVDEYHSLENKEQHISSLIASNALVPEAVTVDAMNQDKVRLECCLTSDVPVPKNKRKRGERKAGPGGWNLRSAGEPDSN, encoded by the exons ATGACTGTCGTAGCACGCAAGGATTCTAGAGGCTCTATGAGGATGCCGAGTAAAAGTTTGAGGTGCATGAGCTATGAGGATACCCTCCGTGAAATGGAAGCTTTCTTGGATGGGAAGCTTGACAATCCACAAAATCCTCACGAGGTTTATGTGGATATAACTGAAACTACGAGTTCGACTGCCATCCGACTGCCTGATTCTGAGGATCCAGATGCAACTGAGAATTCCAGCTCATTTGCTGATACTACATCTATAAGTGAGAATGTTTCTGGAACTAGTGATGCTGAAGTGGAGTCTGAATTTCGTGTTGACAGTGGTTTGGCTTCTACATTTGACAGTTATAGTAGTGTTTTCCCAATGAG gaaaaaaaaattggcaCCTCAATGGAGGAGTTTTATACGCCCACTTATGTGGAGGTGCAAATGGACGGAACTAAGAATAAAGGAGTTGGAATTGCAAGCACTAAAATACTCCCGTGAGCTTGATGCAAATGAACTAACAAAAACGTTAGAACTGCATCAATATACATCTGACTTTTGTTCGAGATCGTTTCCATTTTTCAACCAATCAGACAAGAAGAAGCCCATGAAAAGAAGAAAGCGGAAACTTGTGGAGAATGTGACTGATATCTCATCTTATATGTCTCATCACCAGCTTTTCTCCTATCTAG AAAATAAAAAGTCTGATCCAGATGGCACTTCAGTCGCTGATGATGATGTTAATCTAG ATTTAAATCCTAAGAATGAGGATTTTGGCATGGATGATGATTGGTTAAAAGGTGGTGAGGATTCCATAGAGCAGATACTTCGACAGATTGATACagttcaatttcaagttcagaGACTTAGAACCCATCTTGATACGGTGATGGTAAAAAATGGTGTGAAGTTCCCCTCCTCGGAAAATCTGAGTCTTCTTGATGCTCAGACAAGTGCTTCCCAAAGCCCTGCTTTCTCAGCTGGTAATGGGGACAATATGTCTTTTGCTGGCATAGATATTCCTCATGACTTAGGGGACTTTGAAATTGGTGATCTGGACTTGCCTGATAGCTTGGTCTCAGACTATGGAAACGGGATTCCTGACATAATAGAAAGCACAGTAGGTTTGCTTTCTGGTGCAGATGTTACAATACATCAGCCGCCGATATTAGAGTCAGGTGAAAAT ATTTTGGATGATAGACAAGTACGGAACAGGGGAATTCGAGATGGGCACATGTCTTCTGGAATAACAGACCAATCTGTAGATGAATATCATAGCCTAGAAAATAAAGAGCAGCATATATCTAGTCTCATAGCCAGCAATGCATTAGTACCTGAAGCCGTGACTGTAGATGCTATGAATCAGGATAAAGTAAGATTGGAGTGTTGTTTAACTTCAGATGTCCCGGTTCCTAAGAATAAGAGAAAGCGGGGTGAGCGCAAGGCAGGACCTGGAGGTTGGAACTTGAGATCTGCAGGTGAGCCAGATAGCAATTGA